One genomic window of Etheostoma spectabile isolate EspeVRDwgs_2016 chromosome 7, UIUC_Espe_1.0, whole genome shotgun sequence includes the following:
- the rpl10 gene encoding large ribosomal subunit protein uL16: MGRRPARCYRYCKNKPYPKSRFCRGVPDPKIRIFDLGRKKAKVDEFPLCGHMVSDEYEQLSSEALEAARICANKYMVKTCGKDGFHIRMRLHPFHVIRINKMLSCAGADRLQTGMRGAFGKPQGTVARVNIGQVIMSVRTKAQNKEHVVEALRRAKFKFPGRQKIHISKKYGFTKFNATDFDDMMAEKRLISDGCGVKYIPSRGPLTRWKALHAN; encoded by the exons ATGGGCCGCCGACCAGCCCGCTG CTACCGTTACTGCAAGAACAAGCCCTACCCCAAGTCCCGCTTCTGCAGGGGTGTGCCTG ATCCCAAGATCAGGATCTTCGACTTGGGCAGGAAGAAGGCCAAGGTAGATGAGTTCCCCCTGTGTGGCCACATGGTCTCTGATGAGTACGAGCAGCTGTCTTCTGAAG CTCTGGAGGCCGCACGTATCTGCGCTAACAAGTACATGGTGAAGACCTGCGGTAAGGACGGTTTCCACATCCGCATGCGTCTGCATCCCTTCCACGTTATCCGCATCAACAAAATGTTGTCCTGCGCTGGAGCTGATAG GCTCCAGACTGGAATGCGTGGTGCTTTTGGTAAACCCCAGGGCACCGTGGCCCGTGTCAACATTGGTCAGGTGATCATGTCTGTGCGTACCAAGGCCCAGAACAAGGAGCACGTGGTGGAAGCTCTGCGCAGAGCCAAGTTCAAGTTCCCCGGACGCCAGAAG ATCCATATTTCCAAGAAGTATGGCTTCACCAAGTTCAATGCCACCGACTTTGATGACATGATGGCTGAGAAGCGTCTGATTTCAGACGGCTGTGGGGTGAAGTACATCCCCAGCAGAGGCCCCCTGACCCGCTGGAAGGCCCTGCACGCCAACTAG